The following are encoded in a window of Bacillus sp. SORGH_AS_0510 genomic DNA:
- the mreC gene encoding rod shape-determining protein MreC, with translation MPQFFLNKRLIILLVSIIVLVALIGFSLRERSKLTWPELFIKDTAGWVQSLVSKPTNYVAGFFENLQDLTDTYEENKELKSRIENLVSLEAEVQELKKDNKELRDILGEKETLRDLKPLPATVIGRNPDRWHEMIIIDKGNLNGVKKNMAVVTASGLIGKVKSVTQFSSTVQLLSAMDPKNRISAIVQGPTDVYGLVEGFDKEKKLLMVKAIPSGSKIEKGQTVITSGLGGIFPKGLLIGKVVEVKPDQYGLNLTALVKPGADFYDIKSVMVTKRLMQEPSQKDVTGGKEEGS, from the coding sequence ATGCCACAGTTCTTTTTGAATAAACGTCTGATTATTTTGCTTGTCAGCATTATTGTTCTCGTGGCATTGATTGGGTTTTCTTTAAGGGAGAGAAGCAAACTAACTTGGCCGGAGCTGTTTATTAAAGACACTGCCGGCTGGGTTCAATCCCTGGTTTCAAAGCCTACCAACTATGTTGCCGGCTTTTTTGAAAATCTCCAGGACTTAACCGATACATATGAAGAGAATAAGGAATTAAAATCGCGGATTGAAAATCTTGTCAGCCTTGAAGCCGAAGTTCAAGAACTGAAAAAAGACAACAAAGAATTGCGTGACATTCTCGGTGAAAAAGAGACCTTGAGAGACTTGAAACCACTTCCAGCTACAGTTATTGGTAGAAATCCTGATCGTTGGCATGAAATGATTATTATCGACAAAGGTAATTTAAACGGAGTAAAGAAAAATATGGCTGTTGTTACAGCGAGCGGTTTGATCGGCAAAGTAAAGAGTGTTACTCAATTCAGCTCTACGGTACAGCTGCTTAGTGCTATGGACCCGAAGAATCGGATCTCAGCAATTGTTCAAGGGCCAACCGATGTATATGGGCTTGTTGAAGGCTTTGACAAAGAGAAGAAACTGCTCATGGTAAAGGCGATTCCATCTGGCTCGAAAATCGAAAAGGGTCAGACAGTTATCACTTCTGGTTTGGGCGGGATTTTTCCTAAAGGGTTATTAATCGGAAAAGTCGTAGAAGTGAAACCGGATCAGTATGGCTTAAATCTGACAGCACTCGTCAAACCTGGTGCGGATTTCTATGATATTAAGTCTGTGATGGTGACTAAGAGACTCATGCAAGAGCCAAGTCAAAAAGATGTAACCGGTGGGAAGGAGGAAGGATCGTGA
- a CDS encoding rod shape-determining protein, with protein MFGIRSRDLGIDLGTANTLVYVKGKGIVLREPSVVAMQTDTKSIVAVGNDAKNMIGRTPGNVVALRPMKDGVIADFETTASMMKHHIRQAQKTNNPFSGKPYVMVCVPSGITAVEERAVIDATRQAGAKDAYTIEEPFAAAIGANLPVWEPTGSMVVDIGGGTTEVAIISLGGIVTSQSIRVAGDEMDDAIISYIRKTYNLMIGERTAESIKMEVGSAGTPEGIDNMEIRGRDLLTGLPKTIEITAKEIAAALSDTVFAIVEAVKNTLEKTPPELAADIMDRGIVLTGGGALLRNLDSVISEETKMPVLIAENPLDCVAIGTGKALDHIHLFKNKAKDSR; from the coding sequence ATGTTTGGAATTAGATCAAGAGACCTTGGAATTGACTTGGGTACTGCCAATACCCTCGTATATGTAAAAGGAAAGGGCATTGTATTAAGAGAGCCATCCGTCGTTGCCATGCAGACAGATACGAAAAGTATTGTCGCTGTTGGTAATGATGCGAAGAATATGATTGGACGGACACCTGGAAATGTGGTGGCCCTAAGACCGATGAAGGACGGAGTCATTGCTGACTTCGAAACAACAGCATCGATGATGAAACACCATATTCGTCAAGCTCAAAAAACAAATAATCCTTTCTCTGGCAAACCATATGTTATGGTTTGTGTACCTTCGGGTATTACAGCAGTTGAAGAGCGTGCAGTAATTGACGCTACAAGACAAGCTGGTGCGAAGGATGCTTACACCATTGAAGAACCGTTTGCTGCAGCGATTGGCGCCAACCTTCCAGTTTGGGAGCCAACAGGAAGCATGGTTGTAGATATTGGTGGCGGTACTACTGAAGTGGCGATTATCTCATTAGGAGGAATCGTAACAAGCCAATCCATTCGTGTGGCTGGGGATGAAATGGATGATGCCATCATTTCCTATATCCGTAAGACGTATAACTTAATGATTGGGGAGCGTACAGCGGAGTCCATTAAAATGGAGGTTGGTTCTGCAGGTACGCCTGAAGGAATCGACAACATGGAAATTCGCGGACGTGATTTACTCACGGGTCTGCCGAAAACAATTGAAATTACAGCAAAAGAAATTGCTGCAGCACTAAGCGATACGGTTTTTGCAATTGTAGAAGCAGTAAAAAATACTTTAGAAAAAACACCGCCAGAACTTGCGGCAGATATAATGGACCGCGGGATTGTGTTAACGGGTGGTGGCGCATTGCTGCGTAATTTAGACAGTGTGATTAGTGAAGAAACAAAAATGCCGGTCCTGATTGCTGAAAATCCACTGGATTGCGTGGCAATTGGAACAGGTAAAGCGTTAGACCACATTCACTTATTTAAAAATAAAGCGAAAGACTCAAGATAA
- a CDS encoding pilus assembly protein PilO, with amino-acid sequence MRLYLSKKHKLIVAVGVLLLVLLIVYAQFFSLNPLKSDLGTKQQELKSEQKLLDIVSQKKAASAKSTTVDTKELQKKLPVGPLQEQFILDLEKAEAVSNSQITSMGFSKDADVAVTTDPASQNTNAGQTTTTNTTQTTAADPNAATQPGQPATTPVPTGLKKMTVQLSVESPKYEDLEKFIETLESLQRLVVVEAITYSGGQEITSLSQEDAPISYSLTVSAFYMPTLADLAAEQPTIDAPAPAGKDNPLSQFPSTATTQP; translated from the coding sequence ATGAGGCTTTATCTCTCTAAAAAACACAAATTGATTGTAGCAGTCGGAGTCCTTTTGCTAGTGTTACTCATTGTTTATGCTCAATTCTTTTCGTTAAATCCTCTGAAGTCTGATTTAGGAACAAAACAGCAGGAATTAAAGTCTGAGCAAAAGTTGTTGGATATTGTCAGTCAAAAAAAGGCGGCATCGGCTAAATCGACAACTGTTGATACAAAAGAGCTCCAAAAGAAACTTCCTGTGGGGCCACTCCAAGAACAGTTTATTCTTGATCTTGAAAAAGCAGAGGCAGTTTCTAATAGTCAGATTACTTCTATGGGTTTTAGTAAGGATGCGGATGTTGCGGTTACAACCGACCCGGCATCGCAAAATACCAATGCCGGCCAAACGACCACAACAAACACAACACAAACAACTGCGGCCGATCCAAATGCAGCAACTCAACCTGGGCAACCGGCAACAACACCTGTTCCAACAGGATTGAAGAAAATGACTGTCCAATTGAGTGTGGAATCACCGAAATATGAGGACTTAGAGAAGTTTATCGAAACGTTGGAATCCTTACAGCGGTTAGTAGTAGTTGAGGCGATTACTTACTCAGGTGGGCAAGAAATTACCAGTCTGAGTCAAGAAGATGCACCGATTAGCTACAGCCTAACAGTTTCTGCTTTCTATATGCCGACTCTAGCTGATTTAGCGGCAGAACAGCCTACCATTGATGCACCTGCCCCAGCGGGTAAGGATAACCCGTTAAGTCAGTTTCCATCAACCGCTACAACGCAACCTTAA
- the pilM gene encoding type IV pilus biogenesis protein PilM, with translation MAFSLFSSKNRIINLVLNDHSIRYVELKQSNPPSAQKWGERFLPPGIIYDGKIVDIDSLANILDECIDEWKIQRRQIRFVVPDQLVIIRKVSVPAEIQDDEMKGYLYLELGSSIHLPFEEPIFDYYPLSQNEKTKDLLLFAAPEQYVMEYADLFSSIKLLPVAADISPLALYRLYHQLGYGNEDEILFTIQFDLTSVNLCVFEGTVPVVMRPFALPFNLDHWEVRRDHMGVMDLKYTGEADELVIQLEEILKELSQLLDFYRYALNNQKHDISKFLLVGDHPMIQAVTDELKERFETTVERLTLNPQSKGSVPANLLLPLGLALKEVK, from the coding sequence ATGGCGTTTTCCCTCTTTTCATCCAAAAACCGAATAATTAATCTAGTCCTAAATGATCACTCTATTCGCTATGTGGAATTAAAACAATCGAATCCCCCATCTGCTCAAAAATGGGGCGAGCGTTTCCTACCGCCGGGAATTATTTACGACGGGAAAATTGTTGATATCGATTCGTTAGCGAACATTTTGGATGAATGTATCGATGAATGGAAAATTCAACGGCGACAAATCCGCTTTGTTGTACCAGATCAACTGGTCATTATCCGTAAGGTTTCCGTACCTGCAGAGATACAAGATGATGAAATGAAGGGGTATTTATATTTAGAGCTTGGTTCTAGTATTCACTTACCATTTGAAGAACCAATATTTGATTATTACCCACTTTCACAAAATGAAAAAACAAAAGATCTTCTTTTATTTGCTGCCCCAGAACAATATGTGATGGAATATGCAGATCTATTTTCCAGTATCAAGCTACTGCCTGTCGCAGCGGATATATCTCCGTTAGCTTTATATCGCTTGTACCACCAGCTTGGCTATGGAAATGAAGATGAGATTCTTTTTACCATTCAATTTGATTTAACTAGTGTGAATTTGTGTGTGTTTGAAGGAACTGTTCCTGTCGTCATGCGTCCATTTGCCTTACCGTTTAATCTAGACCATTGGGAAGTCCGTCGTGATCATATGGGAGTTATGGACCTCAAATATACTGGGGAAGCAGATGAACTAGTAATCCAGCTTGAAGAAATTTTAAAAGAATTAAGCCAGCTGTTAGATTTTTATCGCTATGCTTTAAACAATCAGAAACATGATATTTCTAAATTTCTATTAGTTGGCGACCATCCGATGATCCAGGCAGTAACGGATGAATTGAAAGAGAGATTTGAAACGACTGTTGAACGGTTGACGCTTAATCCACAATCAAAAGGAAGCGTACCTGCTAATCTATTACTACCTTTAGGTCTCGCATTAAAAGAGGTGAAATAA
- a CDS encoding prepilin-type N-terminal cleavage/methylation domain-containing protein — MVNKLKNKLKEQKGFTLIELLAVIVILGIIAAIAIPSIMGLIDNTKKDAHVATAKQMVNSARMAVASNGDLQKTGSHVLTMGYLVKEGYLEKVDDPSGTGYLQGVETLDPAAATTFSYVSITNGKVTGVYLVNNEIKIDEHGTAESGTSGQPGYTAAVPFSIKDIDRSSVVPKN, encoded by the coding sequence ATGGTTAATAAGCTAAAAAATAAGCTTAAAGAACAAAAAGGATTTACTCTTATTGAATTGCTTGCAGTTATTGTTATTTTAGGGATTATTGCTGCAATTGCTATTCCTTCAATTATGGGACTAATTGATAATACAAAGAAAGATGCACATGTCGCGACTGCAAAGCAAATGGTGAATTCTGCTAGAATGGCTGTTGCATCAAATGGTGATTTACAAAAAACAGGTTCCCATGTTTTAACTATGGGTTACTTAGTAAAAGAGGGATATTTGGAAAAAGTTGATGATCCAAGTGGAACTGGTTACTTACAAGGTGTGGAAACACTTGACCCTGCTGCTGCAACTACTTTTTCTTATGTTTCAATTACTAATGGAAAAGTAACTGGGGTATATCTAGTAAATAATGAGATTAAGATCGACGAACATGGAACTGCGGAAAGTGGTACGTCTGGTCAACCGGGTTATACAGCTGCGGTACCATTTAGTATTAAAGATATTGATAGAAGCAGTGTAGTACCTAAAAATTAA
- a CDS encoding A24 family peptidase encodes MINLFFIILIFGITLGSFFNVVGLRVPLKKSIVAPRSACPACGHQLRPYELIPVLSYMLQKGKCRGCQSRISPIYPTMELLTGILFATAPLVVGWSSELVLALTLISMFMIIIVSDIHYMIIPDKILIWFAGIFLFERIIWPLAPWWDSLIGAVTGFVLLLVIALVSKGGMGFGDVKLYALLGFILGFKLVLMSFFLSTLYGAVIGGLALLFRIVKRRQPIPFGPFIAAGTLSAYYWGSEIIELYLRFLNQGF; translated from the coding sequence ATGATTAATTTATTTTTCATTATCTTAATTTTTGGTATTACTTTAGGCTCCTTTTTTAATGTTGTAGGTCTACGAGTACCTTTAAAGAAGTCAATTGTAGCTCCACGTTCGGCTTGCCCAGCATGCGGCCATCAACTAAGACCCTACGAACTAATACCTGTTTTATCTTACATGCTTCAAAAAGGGAAATGCCGCGGCTGTCAGTCGCGGATTTCTCCTATATATCCGACTATGGAACTGCTTACAGGGATCCTGTTTGCTACTGCTCCATTAGTAGTTGGGTGGTCTAGTGAATTAGTCCTGGCTTTAACTCTCATTTCTATGTTTATGATTATCATAGTTTCAGATATTCACTATATGATCATCCCTGATAAAATTCTCATTTGGTTTGCAGGGATTTTTTTATTTGAACGGATTATTTGGCCGTTAGCGCCGTGGTGGGATAGTTTAATTGGTGCCGTGACCGGCTTTGTACTCCTACTCGTTATCGCACTTGTCAGCAAAGGCGGCATGGGCTTTGGAGATGTGAAACTATATGCTTTACTAGGATTTATCTTAGGCTTTAAACTAGTCTTAATGTCCTTTTTTCTTTCGACATTATACGGTGCTGTTATCGGAGGATTAGCATTGTTGTTTAGAATTGTCAAAAGGCGTCAGCCGATTCCTTTTGGACCATTTATTGCAGCGGGAACCTTGTCCGCTTATTATTGGGGATCGGAAATAATCGAACTTTATTTACGTTTTCTTAACCAAGGATTTTAA
- a CDS encoding PilN domain-containing protein, protein MLVEINLLPQKEPKKYSFIIVLAGLLVLFILVGGYYFWQSQTINDEMTSLDNQIAMTKKIAEKEQQNSETAASSNSVSQLKSAIEWASDYPLQTVPVMQHLTSLLPERGFIQSFAYTEAGTVTLTVQFDSAREAAYFLDSLHESKWIEDASLNSLSTTQSESETTAASTTAASNSTATSTNTTTSANQTTPGTTTLDSPNNTTAVGTTNQTSQNNTTTTTNQTTVTTTTTATTKSSTNYLPRYTGQFEIKFNKEEIKKSTKKGKKDGEGVKGS, encoded by the coding sequence ATGCTAGTAGAAATTAACCTGCTACCCCAGAAGGAACCCAAAAAATATAGTTTTATCATAGTGCTTGCAGGATTACTGGTATTATTCATCCTCGTTGGTGGATATTATTTTTGGCAGTCTCAAACTATCAACGATGAAATGACCTCTTTAGATAATCAAATCGCAATGACCAAGAAGATTGCTGAAAAAGAACAGCAAAACAGTGAAACAGCGGCATCATCTAATTCGGTTAGTCAATTAAAAAGTGCCATTGAGTGGGCAAGTGATTATCCGCTTCAAACGGTACCAGTTATGCAGCATTTAACATCATTGCTGCCAGAACGTGGATTTATCCAATCCTTTGCTTATACAGAAGCGGGAACTGTTACACTTACCGTTCAATTTGATAGTGCGAGAGAGGCTGCTTACTTTTTGGATAGTTTACATGAGTCAAAATGGATTGAAGACGCCAGCCTGAACTCACTATCAACGACACAATCGGAATCAGAAACTACTGCTGCAAGTACTACTGCAGCTTCAAATAGCACAGCAACATCTACGAATACGACAACGAGTGCTAACCAGACAACACCAGGTACAACAACGCTTGATAGTCCAAACAATACGACAGCAGTTGGTACAACCAACCAAACGTCTCAAAACAACACAACAACTACAACCAATCAGACAACAGTAACAACTACAACAACTGCAACTACAAAATCTTCAACCAACTATCTTCCACGTTATACAGGACAGTTTGAAATCAAGTTTAACAAGGAAGAGATTAAGAAAAGCACCAAGAAGGGCAAGAAGGATGGGGAAGGAGTGAAAGGCTCATGA
- a CDS encoding type IV pilus twitching motility protein PilT gives MQEKIDSILRAAIEYKASDVHLTVGVPPVMRINGDLRRYGSEPLLPVDTEGMAQAIIPENLWDHFKEKGELDFSYGVPGSSRFRVNAYHQRKSVSLALRVVASKVPSIEELDLPEIIPKLVEKPQGLILVTGPTGSGKSTTLASMIDYMNRTMRKHIITLEDPIEYLHRHGNSIIDQREVGFDTSNYASGLKAALRQDPDVILVGEMRDLETMSIAITAAETGHLVLGTLHTSSAPTTINRIIDVFPSAQQPQIRIQLASVLVGVISQRLFPTADKKGRKAATEILVNNAAIANLIRNEKIHQIQSTIQTSRAQGMHTLEMSIRDLIDRNVIQKEAASQYLQEKMMMNG, from the coding sequence ATGCAAGAAAAAATAGATTCAATTTTAAGAGCTGCGATCGAATACAAGGCCTCCGATGTACATCTAACAGTAGGAGTACCGCCGGTCATGCGTATCAATGGTGATTTAAGAAGATACGGTTCAGAACCATTGCTTCCAGTTGATACCGAGGGAATGGCACAAGCCATTATCCCAGAAAACCTTTGGGATCATTTTAAGGAAAAAGGTGAACTGGATTTCTCCTATGGTGTTCCAGGAAGCTCACGATTCCGTGTTAATGCCTATCACCAGAGAAAAAGCGTTTCATTAGCCTTAAGGGTCGTGGCCTCAAAAGTCCCTTCAATTGAGGAATTAGATTTACCTGAAATAATCCCTAAATTAGTAGAAAAACCTCAAGGGCTTATCCTTGTTACCGGACCAACTGGTAGTGGTAAATCCACAACCCTTGCTTCAATGATTGATTATATGAACCGTACCATGCGGAAGCATATTATTACTCTTGAAGATCCGATTGAATACTTGCATCGTCATGGAAACTCAATTATTGACCAACGTGAAGTTGGTTTTGATACAAGCAATTATGCCAGTGGTTTAAAAGCCGCTCTCCGTCAAGATCCTGATGTTATTCTTGTTGGAGAGATGCGTGATTTGGAGACAATGTCTATTGCGATTACTGCTGCAGAAACTGGCCATCTTGTACTAGGTACGCTTCATACTTCAAGTGCACCTACCACAATTAACAGGATTATTGACGTTTTTCCATCTGCTCAGCAGCCACAAATACGTATTCAATTAGCTTCGGTATTGGTAGGTGTTATTTCTCAGCGTTTATTCCCAACTGCAGATAAAAAGGGAAGAAAAGCTGCTACGGAAATTCTGGTTAATAACGCAGCGATTGCAAACTTAATCAGAAATGAGAAAATCCATCAAATTCAAAGTACAATACAAACCTCACGTGCCCAAGGCATGCACACACTTGAAATGAGTATCAGAGACCTAATTGATCGGAATGTGATACAAAAGGAAGCAGCTTCACAATACCTACAAGAAAAGATGATGATGAATGGCTAG
- the mreD gene encoding rod shape-determining protein MreD has protein sequence MKKFLLPLLFLLLLICESIFVQYLPDRIWGKDRILVPHFLFTALMFLTIFVGRKKGIIYAAIFGLLFDVVYVEIIGIYLFLFPFIAYLTSKIMHILQSNLIIAFLVTLVGVALLEVGVYEMDVLIHVTNIDFMSFLNLRFYPTLILNATFIILAGYPLKRLFEKHIASLRDE, from the coding sequence GTGAAAAAATTCCTTCTTCCTCTTTTGTTTCTTTTGTTGTTGATTTGTGAAAGTATCTTTGTTCAATATTTACCAGACAGAATTTGGGGGAAAGACCGAATATTAGTCCCGCATTTTCTTTTTACTGCGCTCATGTTTTTAACGATTTTTGTTGGCCGAAAAAAAGGTATTATTTATGCCGCTATTTTTGGGCTGTTATTTGATGTCGTTTATGTAGAAATCATCGGCATATACTTATTTCTTTTTCCATTCATCGCCTATCTTACTTCTAAAATTATGCACATCTTGCAGTCAAACCTTATTATTGCCTTTCTGGTTACGCTAGTAGGGGTGGCATTATTAGAGGTGGGTGTCTACGAGATGGATGTCTTAATCCATGTCACAAATATAGATTTTATGAGTTTTCTGAATTTGCGTTTTTATCCAACCCTTATATTAAATGCAACTTTTATTATCCTTGCAGGCTATCCTTTAAAGCGATTATTTGAAAAGCATATAGCGTCATTACGAGATGAATAA
- a CDS encoding nucleoside triphosphate pyrophosphatase, translated as MQNLILASSSPRRKELLENLRLTFAVSSSEVDESFDPTLSPEEVVMELAERKAQVVFNDNPDAFVIGSDTIVVANNQILGKPADEAEAIRALKTLSGSQHEVFTGVSIMFPTGKTRFYEKTEVWFWELTEDEIRSYVKSGEPLDKAGAYGIQQLGSMLVKKINGDYFAVVGLPVARTVRELRKAGYQLPY; from the coding sequence ATGCAGAACCTCATTTTAGCCTCTTCTTCTCCACGGCGAAAAGAACTTCTAGAAAATCTCCGCTTAACATTCGCAGTCTCTAGCAGTGAAGTTGACGAAAGCTTTGACCCCACACTCTCCCCAGAGGAAGTAGTAATGGAGTTAGCTGAGCGAAAGGCACAGGTTGTATTTAATGACAATCCGGATGCCTTTGTCATTGGTTCGGACACGATTGTCGTTGCGAATAATCAAATTTTAGGAAAGCCAGCTGATGAAGCAGAAGCCATTCGTGCGCTAAAAACTCTATCAGGTAGTCAGCATGAAGTGTTTACTGGTGTTTCAATTATGTTTCCAACAGGTAAAACCCGTTTCTATGAGAAAACAGAAGTTTGGTTTTGGGAGTTAACGGAGGACGAAATCCGTTCATATGTGAAAAGTGGTGAACCGCTCGATAAAGCAGGTGCCTATGGAATTCAGCAGCTCGGAAGTATGCTTGTCAAAAAAATAAATGGAGATTATTTTGCGGTTGTCGGTCTGCCGGTTGCAAGAACCGTTAGGGAATTACGTAAAGCAGGCTACCAGTTACCGTATTAA
- the radC gene encoding DNA repair protein RadC yields MSTDTLMIRDFPQDERPRERFIQHGPQSLSNHELIAILLRTGTKDESVLQLSNRLLNHFEGLRLLKGATLEEIKEIKGIGSAKAIQILAAVEIGRRISNLSFNDRYVIRSPEDGAKYVMNDMRFLSQEHFVCLYLNTKNQVIHKQTVFIGSLNASIVHPREVFREALKRSAASIIALHNHPSGDPTPSREDIEVTKRLVECGKIIGIDLLDHLIIGENKFVSLKEKGYL; encoded by the coding sequence ATGTCTACTGATACATTGATGATCCGTGATTTTCCACAGGATGAACGACCAAGGGAGCGTTTTATCCAACATGGCCCGCAAAGCTTATCTAATCATGAGCTCATTGCGATTCTGCTTCGAACAGGGACCAAGGATGAATCTGTCCTGCAATTATCCAATCGTCTGCTCAACCATTTTGAAGGCTTACGGCTATTAAAAGGAGCGACGTTAGAGGAAATCAAAGAAATTAAAGGGATTGGCTCAGCAAAGGCAATTCAAATTCTTGCAGCGGTAGAAATTGGCCGAAGGATTTCTAATCTATCCTTTAATGATCGCTATGTGATTCGGTCACCAGAGGATGGAGCCAAGTATGTTATGAATGACATGCGCTTTTTATCTCAAGAGCATTTTGTTTGCTTATATTTAAATACGAAGAACCAAGTCATTCATAAACAAACTGTTTTCATCGGCAGCTTAAATGCCTCCATTGTTCATCCGCGAGAAGTTTTTCGCGAGGCTTTAAAGCGCTCGGCTGCAAGCATCATTGCCCTGCATAATCATCCTAGCGGAGACCCTACACCAAGCCGCGAGGATATTGAAGTGACCAAGAGATTGGTTGAGTGCGGAAAGATTATTGGAATTGATCTCCTCGATCATTTAATCATTGGTGAAAATAAGTTTGTTAGTTTAAAGGAAAAAGGGTATTTATAA
- a CDS encoding type II secretion system F family protein has translation MARFKYSGRDRRGKRQGTVTATSKREAMMKLKEEAIRVIEMNEVPETLFTRDISIGNPVKLQHFVIYLRQFSTLIKAGVTVVEATAILAYQTESKGLKKALISVEQELREGNPLSDAVAKHKKIFTPMFINMVKAGEISGNLDETLDRLADHFEKQHYTIQKIKSALSYPIAVGIIAIAVVIFLLIAVVPTFVSMFDDMGGELPGITKFVLAASGFMQSFWWLVAVIILGFIVLFAYLKSNMKTKYYLDYMLLRMPIFGKLLQKAALSRMMRTLSSLFSSSVPILQAMAIVEKVVENEVLSKVIRESRDSLEKGRSMTEPMQKHWAFPPLVTQMIAIGEETGALDAMLSKIAEFYEKEVETGTDQLKSLIEPIMIVLLAGLVGTIVTSIMVPMFSMFDQFQQMNQ, from the coding sequence ATGGCTAGGTTTAAATATTCGGGTCGAGATCGAAGGGGGAAGCGCCAGGGTACTGTTACGGCTACATCTAAGCGGGAAGCCATGATGAAGCTGAAGGAAGAAGCAATAAGAGTTATAGAAATGAACGAAGTTCCTGAGACCTTATTCACGAGGGACATATCTATTGGTAATCCTGTTAAACTTCAGCACTTTGTCATTTATTTAAGGCAATTTTCGACATTAATTAAAGCAGGGGTAACGGTTGTGGAAGCCACTGCCATTCTAGCCTATCAGACTGAAAGTAAGGGACTAAAAAAGGCTTTGATTAGTGTCGAGCAGGAACTTCGTGAAGGGAATCCACTTTCTGATGCTGTTGCTAAGCATAAGAAAATTTTTACTCCGATGTTTATTAACATGGTAAAAGCAGGGGAAATCAGTGGTAACTTAGATGAAACTTTGGATCGATTAGCTGATCATTTTGAAAAACAGCATTATACAATACAAAAGATTAAGTCAGCCCTATCATATCCAATTGCTGTTGGGATTATCGCCATAGCTGTTGTTATCTTTCTTCTTATTGCTGTAGTACCAACTTTTGTTTCAATGTTTGATGATATGGGTGGAGAGCTACCTGGCATTACTAAGTTTGTTCTTGCCGCTAGTGGCTTTATGCAATCATTTTGGTGGTTAGTGGCAGTAATTATTTTGGGGTTTATAGTCTTATTCGCTTATTTGAAGAGCAATATGAAAACAAAGTATTATTTAGATTATATGTTATTAAGAATGCCTATCTTTGGAAAACTACTTCAAAAAGCTGCTCTCTCACGAATGATGAGAACATTAAGCTCTTTGTTTTCAAGCTCTGTTCCAATTCTCCAAGCGATGGCTATTGTAGAAAAAGTCGTTGAGAATGAGGTGCTTTCAAAGGTAATACGAGAATCTCGAGATTCTCTCGAAAAGGGGCGTTCAATGACTGAACCCATGCAAAAACACTGGGCATTTCCACCACTTGTAACTCAAATGATAGCAATAGGAGAAGAAACGGGTGCATTAGATGCTATGTTATCTAAAATAGCTGAATTCTATGAGAAGGAAGTAGAAACAGGGACAGATCAATTAAAATCTTTAATAGAACCAATAATGATTGTCCTCCTAGCTGGACTGGTGGGTACAATTGTAACTTCAATTATGGTTCCGATGTTCAGCATGTTCGACCAATTTCAACAAATGAATCAGTAA